GTCCCAAACTGACCTCCGCCTCCTGGGCTATAGACCTCATGCTCGTCTCTGAATAGCCCTGACGTAGGAACAGCCTCCAGGCTCGATTCAGTATGACGTTTTTTTTATTATCCATCCAATCCGACTCCGTTCCCGGCCCATTAGGCCATTTATCGCAGTCGATTCTAACATCCCTGGGGCAAAAGGAAAAACAGGGGCCGAGGCCCCTGTTTTATCACGCTTCCTCGTAGCTTATCTCCATGGTGACCTTGCCGCTTCTTTGCCTCCACATGGCGTACCCTAATGCGAAGACCACTACGACAACGTTACCTACCATCTCGTAGGGCTTCAGGACGCTGAAGAGAAGGGCCGTCTGGGCTAAAGTCGCACAGCCTCCCAGGACGCTCCAGAAAGTGAGGGCCCCTTTGGATATATGAAACTTGGACCTCTCCCACAGATCCGGTATAACCGTGGTCATCCTTACGGCGGAGAAGCATATTATGGCGAACAGGACGTTGTTCAGTATCACCGCCATGTTGCCGATGGTGGAGATGTTGAAGTCAAAAAAGATAGGTATCAGGCTCTCCAGATAGAGCAAGGTCAGTATTATGTAGGGGGTCTTATACTTAGCGCTCACTGCCCCAAGGCCTTTAGGCAGCCAGCCGTCCACACAGGCCTGAAGTATGGGCTTTGTGACCCAGCCCAAAGCGGCGTTCAAGGTGGTGGTCAGGGCAAACATGGCACCGCCGATGATGAAAAACACGTAAACCGGCCGAGGGAGTATCTTGGCAGCCACCACAGAAAGAGGCTGCCCAGCCACGTCGGCGATGGGAAGGACCCCAGCGGACACCGTGGCCATCAGGGCGTAGAAGACGGCTATGACCAAAGTCGCCATTATTATGACGAAGGGAATGTCCTTTGTCGGGTTTTTCGCCTCCGCTCCCAGATAGACTATGACGTTGGCTCCTCCTATGGCCCAGGTGTAGAGGGCCCCTGCGGCGAAAAGTCCCTGAAGCCCTCCGGTCATGAAATCGGGGCCGGAGAAGTATCCCGGCTGGACGTGGGGCAGGCCGTAACACACGTAGACCGTCAGGGCGATCACCATCACCAGGGCCATTACGTTCTGGACCTTGGCGGCGCTCTTTATCCCCAGAAGGTTCACCACGTAAAAGCAGGTCAGGGCCGAAAAGGCCACCGCTGTTCGGTTTAACCCCGGAATGAGGGCCAGGGTGTAGTCGGCGAAGCTCAGGGCGTAGAGAGCCAGGGCGGTCCAGGCCAGAATATGGATTATGACGAAAAATCCGCTGCTGGTCTGGTTCACCAGTAGCCCCATCTGGGTGTAGAATCCCCCTCTCATCCTTATGGTTCCGCCGACGAAGATATTGGGGATGGATATGAGTATGACGAATACCGCCGCAGCCAGCATGGCCAGGTTGGCGGACCGTCCGGTCATCGCCAGACCGACCCCCATGAGGGCGAATATACCCGATCCTATGGTCTGGCCTATGGCGATGGACATAAGCTCTTTTCTACCTAAAACACGGCTTAACTCTTTAGTGGATTGCACTTGAGACATAAAAAGCACCTCCCCTTTTATGGTTAAAAAAACCTAAATATGCATTCCCGCGTCGTAGCCAGCCCTCACCGCCTCTAAGACCCTTCGAGGCTTCTTGGCGTCCCCTATGACCAAAAAGTCCTGAGCACAGTCCCTAAGGGACTGAAGACCCTCCCGAGACCTCATTCCTGCGGCGACGATCACCGTGTCCGCAGGGAAGAAAAGCTCGTCCCCTTCGGAGTTCAGGGCGAAAACCCCCTTGTCGGTTATGGAGGTACATTTCATTCCGGTCTTTAGGGATATGCAGTCCTCGTTTTTGGCTATCTCGAGGAGCAGGGCCTCTCTGTGAAGGTAAGCCGAGTCGATCGCCACCGCCTCCCTCATCTCCAGGACCGTCACCTTATGGCCCTTCATGGCCAGCTCCAGGCCCTCCTCGCATCCAACCAGGCCTCCCCCTACTACCACCACATCTTTGCCGATGGAGACCTTTTCGTCGTGCATACCTAAAGCCAGCACCACGTTATCCCCGTCTATTCCGGGGATAGGAGGGACCACAGGATCCGCGCCGATGGCGGAGATAATCACATCAGGGACTATATGGCTGGCCAGCTCCTCGCTGGCTTCGGTGTCGAGCAGAACGGTAATATCCCGACTCTCCACCCTGCGGACCAGGACGTCCATAAACTTTTTCAGGTCCGCCTTAAATGAAACGTGCTCAGCGAAGGAGATGGTTCCTCCCAAGGACGAGGACCTCTCACAGAGATAGACCTGGTGTCCCCTATCGTGAGCGGTGATGGCCGCCTGCATACCGGCGACGCCTCCACCGACGACTAAGACCTTTTTAGGGCCGTCGGATGAGACGGTGGTGAAAAGCTCGTGCTCCTTGCCTATAGTGGGATTGACGGTACACTTGCCTACCCTGGTCGGGTACTTGACGTAGGGCACGAAAGAACCGCTCATACAGACTATGCACCTCTGGCAGGGGGTTATGTCGGACGACTTTCCGGCCTTGGCTTTCCTGGGAAGATCCGGGTCCGCTATGAGAGCACGGCCCACCGCCACCATGTCCGCCTTCCCCTGGGAGATTATGTCCTCCATCATCTGAGGATCTCCGATCCCCCCAAGAGCGGAGACCTTCGTCTCCTTGACCACCTTCTTGATGCCCTCAGCTAGATAGACGTTACAGCCATGGGGCAGGAACATAGAGGGAACCATGGTGGTGTTGGTGGATGGAACGTGGAAGGTTCCGTCGGAGACGTTGAGCAGGTCTATCTTTCCGTCCACCATCTTTGCAAACTCCATCATGTCGTCCAGGTCGAATCCCCCGGGGGTGAGCTCCGATCCACTGATCCTGAACTCTATGGGAAAATCGGGGCCACACTTTGCCCTGATGTTATCCACGATCATCAGTGCAAACCTGGCTCGGTTCTCCAGACTTCCGCCGAAGCGGTCGGTCCTCTGATTGTTTAAAGGGGAGAGAAACTGGTGAACCAGCCAGCCGTGGCCGCCGTGGACCATGCACATGTCCATTCCTCCGAGCTGAGCCATCTCTGCGGCGTCGCCAAAGGCCTCCACTATCTCCTCGATTAAATTCTCGCTCAGCTCCAGGACGGGCTTTCCGAAAAGCCCAGGCCCACCGGTGGGACCGTAGGTATCCCCGTCGAAATAGCGAGGGTTGGCCCGCCTACCGGGATGGATCAGCTCGATGGAGGCTATAGCTCCGTGCCTCTTTATGGCGTCGGTGGTGTTTATAAGGGACGCCAGGACCTCCTCGTCGTCAAGAGGTATCATCCTGCCGTGGGCCTTGCCGGTCCTGGTGTGGACGTTGCTCTCTCCTACGTTGACTATGGCCGCCCCTCCCCGAGCCTTAACCTCGTAGGCGGCCACGTTCTCCCTGGTCAGATAACCCTCAGGGGTCAGGTCTCCCATGCTTATGGGAGCCGACTCGATCCGGTTTCTGGCGGTTAAAGAACCTATTTTGATCGGACTGAAAAGATGCGGATAGCTGTTCACGATACGATCCCCTTCCCAAATAAATTACCGTACACGTACAGGATCATTATCCTGTACGTGTACGGTAAAAGTCAACCGTCCTCAAGACAACTCGCTGAAACTTCTTTACATTCTCACCCTCTCAATACCGTGTATCATATATGCCATAACTTGAAAGGGGCTGATAGGATGGGTTGGAGGTTTAAGGGAGCGGTGTTCGCCCTATCGTTGATGATGGCCGCCACCGCTTGGGGGGAAGAGATCCTGACATTGGAGGACTGTATGGATATGGCGTCGCTCCATCCCGACCTGGTTGCGGCGGACCGACAGATAGACCTGTCCGACGCAAGGCTATCCAAAGCGGCTTCCCCCTGGAGGACGACTTTGTCCCTCAAAGACAGGTACACCGTTCAGGAGGGGAGAGACGGATCCCACAGCGGATCTCTGGGCCTAAGCCAGCGGATATTCGACTCAGGGGTCACCGGGCTCGCTGTTAGAAGCAGCAAGGAGGATAGGCTATCGTCCGTTGAGGACCGGGCCTCGGTTTTACAGGAAATCCGTTATTCGGTGGCCCAGTCCTACTGCACCTTGCTCAACTCTCATGAGGATCTGTCCATAGCCAGGGAGCTTACAGAGCAGGACAGACGACACCTGGAGATAGTTCAGGGAATGTACGATGTAGGGGAGAAGCCACTCATAGACGTGACCCAGGCCAGGGTAAACCTTAACAAATCTCAGCTTGAGTTAGTAAGAGCTAAACACCAGGTAGAACTCTCCAAAAACCAGCTCGACCACGCTATAGGCAGGGAGATGGCCCAATATCGAATAGCGCCGATCTCCCCTCAGGCCAGGCCGGTGATCACCTTGGACGAGGCCATATCCCTGGCCCTTGAGAACCACCCGGACATCCGCTCCTACCGCCACTCGGTGAAAAGCGCCAGGACATCGGTGTCCAGCGCAGCAAGGGGAATGTCCCCTACGGTGAACGCCACTGCGGGCTACAGCTGGAGCGGCAACGGTCTACTGGAGGACGGACAGTGGTCCATGGCGGTGGAGGGGACCATCCCTATGGCCGACGGAGGAATAACTAAGGCCCAGACCGACGAGGCTAAAGCGACCCTTGGGATAACCGAGGCGAAGGCGAAGAGGGCCGCCCAGTCGGTGGAGCTGGCGGTCCGAAAGGCATGGCTGGAATTGGACGAGGCGGAGGAAAGCCTCTCCGTCGCCCGGGAATCGGTGGAACAGGCGAAGGCCAACCTTTCCCTGGCGAACGGAAGATACGAGGTCGGAGAGGGAAGCCCAGGGGAGGTGGCCGACGCCGTGACGTCATACGGTCAGGCTAGAAAATCCCTGGCCTCCGCCTATTACGGCAGGGAGGTCGCTGTGGCGGCCCTCAGAAAGGCCATGGGGGTGCTTTAGGTGAAAAAACTGATCATCCTAGCGATTTTTATCTCCATCGGAGCAGGAAGCTGGTGGTTCTTCCTGAGAGAAGGAGAGCCCCAGATCTCCTACATCACAGAACCCCTCAAAAGAGGAGACCTGACCCAATCGGTTACAGCCACCGGCACCATAGAGGCGGTTAACACCGTATCGGTTGGAAGCCAGGTTTCCGGGAACCTGGCGCAGGTGCTGGCGGATTACAACGACCAGGTCACCGTGGGGCAGCTTCTTGCGGTCATAGACCCGACCCTCTTCCAGTCCGACGTGGACAGAACGAGGGCGTCTCTGGCCACCGCCAAAGCGGATCTGGCCCAGGGGAAGGCATCCCTGTCCCACAGCCTCAGGGCTCTAGAGCGAAAAAAAGAACTGGTGAGCAGGAACCTCATAGCCAAGGTCGATCAGGACGACGCTGAGCTGGCCTACCAATCCGCCAGAGCGACCCTGCTGGCCCTTGAGGGAAAGGTGGCCCAGGCCAGAGCCTCCCTCACCAGGTCCGAGACAGACTTGGCAAACACCAGGATAGTCTCACCTGTAAACGGCGTGGTCATAGCCAAAAAGGTCGAGACGGGCCAAACCGTGGCCGCCAGTTTCTCAGCGCCGGAGCTATTCACCATAGCGGAGGACCTTAGGCACATGAAGGTCGAGACAGACGTGGACGAGGCGGACATAGGGACCATAAGGGTGGGACAGCCGACCTCATTCACCGTGGACGCCTATCCTGACCGGGTGTTCGAGGGAAAGGTGGACCGTATCAGGCTGGCGCCTAACGTCAACAGCAACGTGGTCACCTACACCGTGGAGATAGGGGTCAGCAACGACGACCTGTCCCTTTATCCGGGCATGACCGCCGAGGTCAATATCGTAACGGCCAAGGTTAACGACGTGTTGATGGCCCCTTCGTCGGCACTTCGGATCACCATGCCAGGGCAGGGAGGCAACGGAAAGAGCGGCAAAAGAGCCTCCAACGGAGGAGGAACGGTATATACCCTCTCAGGAGACAGTCCTGTGCCGATGAAGGTCAAAACCGGCATGGCCCAGGATGGATGGATAGAGGTGATAGGCGACCTACAGGAGGGAGTCGAGGTTGTCGTGGAGGTAATATCCAACGGCGGCTCCTCCTCGAGAGGAGGTAGTCCCTTTGGCCCAACACCTGGTGGTCGTAGATAACCTGCACAAAAGGTACGTCCTGGGGGATCAGGAGGTCAACGCACTTCAGGGGGTCACTTTTTCCATCGAAAAGGGGGACTTCGTATCCATCATGGGGCCGTCGGGATCGGGAAAATCCACCATGATGAACATGCTGGGGTGTCTGGACATTCCTACCTCGGGCTCCTATCACCTGGACGGGAAAGACGTGGCGAGGATGAAACCGGACGAACTGGCAAGGGTGAGGCGGGATTCGCTGGGATTCGTCTTTCAGGGTTTCAACCTACTTCCCAGAACCACCGCCCTGGAGAACGTGGAGCTTCCAATGGTCTACTCGGGGGTCCCTTCAGGGGAGAGGAAAAAGAGGGCTTCCGAGGCACTGGAACGGGTGGGGTTGGGGGACAGGCAGGACCACAGGCCCCACCAGATGTCGGGAGGCCAGCAACAGAGGGTAGCCATAGCTAGAGCATTGGTGAACAGGGCTCCCCTAATCCTGGCGGACGAGCCCACGGGAAACCTGGACACCGCCAACAGCACCGAGATAATGGAGTTGTTTCAGGAGCTTAACCGAGATCAGGGGATAACGGTCATACTCATAACCCACGAGCCCGACATGGCCCTTTTCTCCAGAAGGATAATAACCTTCCGGGACGGCTCAATCGTCGAGGACAGGAGGCTGGAACCGTGATATCGCCGATCCAGACTACAAAAATATCCCTCCGGGCCCTGGCTGCCAACAGGATGAGGTCGGCACTGACGGTCCTAGGCATAGTCATAGGGGTCACGGCGGTGATAGTGATGTTCGCCGTCGGCACTGGGGCCAGGGAGGAGATCGCAGGAAAGATGTCCGCCCTAGGCAGCAACATGCTCTTCATAAGGCCCAACTATATGCCCTCGTCGGGAGCCAGGACCACCACAGTGGCCACCTTGACCGTCAAAGACGGAGAGGCGATAAAGGCGGAGTGCTCCGCTGTGGTGGCTGTAGCCCCTACGGTCAACATGAACGCCCAGATCATAAGGGGCAACGCCAACTGGTCCACCAGGATCACCGGGACCACCGTATCCTTCCTGACGGTGAAGGACTGGTCCATAACATCCGGTCGGGAGTTCACCGGAAGCGAGGAGCGAAACTCCGCTAAGGTCTGCCTCCTAGGGGTCACGGTGGCGAAAGAGCTGTTTCAGGACCAGGATCCCCTGGGGCAGTCGGTCAGGATAGGGAAAATCCCCTTCACGGTGATAGGGGTCTTGGACGAAAAGGGCGAGTCCATGATGGGCGACGAGGACGACACGGTGCTGATTCCCTTCAACACCGCCAGAAAAAGGCTGTCCCCATCCAGGACCCCCGGAGCGGTGGGAGCCCTGTACGTAAAGTCCTTCTCCCCTGAGAGGCTGACCACCGCGGAAAAGCAGATAGCCGAGCTTCTCAGACAGAGACATAGGATAAAGCCCGGCGAGGACGACGACTTCAGGGTAAGGAACGTTACCCAGATGGTGGAGGCTACCAAGTCGGCCACCGCGGTTATGACCATGTTGCTCACCGCTGTGGCGTCGGTGTCCCTGCTGGTCGGGGGAATCGGCATAATGAACATAATGCTGGTGTCGGTGACCGAGAGGACAAGGGAGATCGGCATAAGGATGGCCGTCGGAGCCACGGCGACGGACATAAGGATACAGTTTATGACCGAGGCGCTCATACTGTCGCTGATAGGCGGGTTCACAGGGGTCGCACTGGGGCTTGGAGGAGCCGCCGCTATAACCGCCTTTACCGGCTGGAACACCTCCGTCCCTATGGTCGCTGTGGCTCTTGCGGTGGGGGTGTCAGCGGCGACAGGGGTGTTCTTCGGCTACTACCCGGCCTCCAAGGCCGCCGCACTAAGCCCAATAGAGGCTCTGAGACACGAATAGCCTAGCCCCACTCGACCCGATTTCGTCCCAGGTCTTTGGCCCTGTAGAGCGCCGAGTCGGCCAGGCCAAGGAGTCGATCCAGGCCCTGCCCCTCCACAGCCACACAGGCCCCTACGCTGACGGTGATGGAGACAGGACCTGATCTGGTGCCCATCGGGGAGGACCCTATTGAGCTGCGTAGCTGGTCCAGAAAGGGCCTGACCTCGTCGGGGTGGGGGAAGCGGAGTATGGCCAGGAACTCCTCCCCTCCCATCCGCCCCACGATCCCTCGACCACAGCAGGAGCGATCCATCTGTCTCGACAGCTCCATCAGGACATCGTCGCCGGTCTGGTGTCCGTAGGTATCGTTGACGTGCTTGAAGTTGTCTATGTCCAACGCCGCCACCACAAGGTCGCCTAACCTGGCCTGGCTATGAGCCAGCTCCTCCTCCAGCCTCTCTATGGTGGCCCCTCGGTTGAGCAGGCCGGTGAGACTGTCGTGGGAGGCCTGGTACTCCAGAGCTTCTTTGCTCTGAACCAGGGCCCGGTGCATCTCTATCATCCGTCGGCCAACCTCTATTCTGGCCCGGAGCTCCCCTGTATCGAAGGGCTTGGAGACGTAGTCGTTCGCCCCTCCGTCCAGACCCAAGACCACGTCGGACTTCTCCCCTCGGGAGGTGAGCATTATTATGTAGGGAGGCAGGTCGCCTTTGAGCTCCCTCACCGCCTTGACCACGTCCAGGCCGTCCAGGCCCGGCATAACCCAGTCAAGCACCGCTATCGAAGGGCTATCCTCCTCGGTCAGAAGGCGAAAGGCACTGTCCCCGTCCTCCACCTCCACTGGGTCGTACCCTATCTTTCTAAGCACCGCCGCCAGGACCGCCCTGGAGGTCATGTCGTCATCGGCTATAAGTATCCTTCTCATTTTTGTATGCCTCCCTCAACTTATCGTGCTGAATCACTAGCTCGTCCAGGAGAACCTTTAGGTCC
The uncultured Dethiosulfovibrio sp. genome window above contains:
- a CDS encoding ABC transporter ATP-binding protein, which encodes MAQHLVVVDNLHKRYVLGDQEVNALQGVTFSIEKGDFVSIMGPSGSGKSTMMNMLGCLDIPTSGSYHLDGKDVARMKPDELARVRRDSLGFVFQGFNLLPRTTALENVELPMVYSGVPSGERKKRASEALERVGLGDRQDHRPHQMSGGQQQRVAIARALVNRAPLILADEPTGNLDTANSTEIMELFQELNRDQGITVILITHEPDMALFSRRIITFRDGSIVEDRRLEP
- a CDS encoding diguanylate cyclase, with amino-acid sequence MRRILIADDDMTSRAVLAAVLRKIGYDPVEVEDGDSAFRLLTEEDSPSIAVLDWVMPGLDGLDVVKAVRELKGDLPPYIIMLTSRGEKSDVVLGLDGGANDYVSKPFDTGELRARIEVGRRMIEMHRALVQSKEALEYQASHDSLTGLLNRGATIERLEEELAHSQARLGDLVVAALDIDNFKHVNDTYGHQTGDDVLMELSRQMDRSCCGRGIVGRMGGEEFLAILRFPHPDEVRPFLDQLRSSIGSSPMGTRSGPVSITVSVGACVAVEGQGLDRLLGLADSALYRAKDLGRNRVEWG
- a CDS encoding ABC transporter permease, whose amino-acid sequence is MISPIQTTKISLRALAANRMRSALTVLGIVIGVTAVIVMFAVGTGAREEIAGKMSALGSNMLFIRPNYMPSSGARTTTVATLTVKDGEAIKAECSAVVAVAPTVNMNAQIIRGNANWSTRITGTTVSFLTVKDWSITSGREFTGSEERNSAKVCLLGVTVAKELFQDQDPLGQSVRIGKIPFTVIGVLDEKGESMMGDEDDTVLIPFNTARKRLSPSRTPGAVGALYVKSFSPERLTTAEKQIAELLRQRHRIKPGEDDDFRVRNVTQMVEATKSATAVMTMLLTAVASVSLLVGGIGIMNIMLVSVTERTREIGIRMAVGATATDIRIQFMTEALILSLIGGFTGVALGLGGAAAITAFTGWNTSVPMVAVALAVGVSAATGVFFGYYPASKAAALSPIEALRHE
- a CDS encoding TolC family protein, whose translation is MGWRFKGAVFALSLMMAATAWGEEILTLEDCMDMASLHPDLVAADRQIDLSDARLSKAASPWRTTLSLKDRYTVQEGRDGSHSGSLGLSQRIFDSGVTGLAVRSSKEDRLSSVEDRASVLQEIRYSVAQSYCTLLNSHEDLSIARELTEQDRRHLEIVQGMYDVGEKPLIDVTQARVNLNKSQLELVRAKHQVELSKNQLDHAIGREMAQYRIAPISPQARPVITLDEAISLALENHPDIRSYRHSVKSARTSVSSAARGMSPTVNATAGYSWSGNGLLEDGQWSMAVEGTIPMADGGITKAQTDEAKATLGITEAKAKRAAQSVELAVRKAWLELDEAEESLSVARESVEQAKANLSLANGRYEVGEGSPGEVADAVTSYGQARKSLASAYYGREVAVAALRKAMGVL
- a CDS encoding efflux RND transporter periplasmic adaptor subunit; amino-acid sequence: MKKLIILAIFISIGAGSWWFFLREGEPQISYITEPLKRGDLTQSVTATGTIEAVNTVSVGSQVSGNLAQVLADYNDQVTVGQLLAVIDPTLFQSDVDRTRASLATAKADLAQGKASLSHSLRALERKKELVSRNLIAKVDQDDAELAYQSARATLLALEGKVAQARASLTRSETDLANTRIVSPVNGVVIAKKVETGQTVAASFSAPELFTIAEDLRHMKVETDVDEADIGTIRVGQPTSFTVDAYPDRVFEGKVDRIRLAPNVNSNVVTYTVEIGVSNDDLSLYPGMTAEVNIVTAKVNDVLMAPSSALRITMPGQGGNGKSGKRASNGGGTVYTLSGDSPVPMKVKTGMAQDGWIEVIGDLQEGVEVVVEVISNGGSSSRGGSPFGPTPGGRR
- a CDS encoding APC family permease, encoding MSQVQSTKELSRVLGRKELMSIAIGQTIGSGIFALMGVGLAMTGRSANLAMLAAAVFVILISIPNIFVGGTIRMRGGFYTQMGLLVNQTSSGFFVIIHILAWTALALYALSFADYTLALIPGLNRTAVAFSALTCFYVVNLLGIKSAAKVQNVMALVMVIALTVYVCYGLPHVQPGYFSGPDFMTGGLQGLFAAGALYTWAIGGANVIVYLGAEAKNPTKDIPFVIIMATLVIAVFYALMATVSAGVLPIADVAGQPLSVVAAKILPRPVYVFFIIGGAMFALTTTLNAALGWVTKPILQACVDGWLPKGLGAVSAKYKTPYIILTLLYLESLIPIFFDFNISTIGNMAVILNNVLFAIICFSAVRMTTVIPDLWERSKFHISKGALTFWSVLGGCATLAQTALLFSVLKPYEMVGNVVVVVFALGYAMWRQRSGKVTMEISYEEA
- a CDS encoding FAD-dependent oxidoreductase translates to MNSYPHLFSPIKIGSLTARNRIESAPISMGDLTPEGYLTRENVAAYEVKARGGAAIVNVGESNVHTRTGKAHGRMIPLDDEEVLASLINTTDAIKRHGAIASIELIHPGRRANPRYFDGDTYGPTGGPGLFGKPVLELSENLIEEIVEAFGDAAEMAQLGGMDMCMVHGGHGWLVHQFLSPLNNQRTDRFGGSLENRARFALMIVDNIRAKCGPDFPIEFRISGSELTPGGFDLDDMMEFAKMVDGKIDLLNVSDGTFHVPSTNTTMVPSMFLPHGCNVYLAEGIKKVVKETKVSALGGIGDPQMMEDIISQGKADMVAVGRALIADPDLPRKAKAGKSSDITPCQRCIVCMSGSFVPYVKYPTRVGKCTVNPTIGKEHELFTTVSSDGPKKVLVVGGGVAGMQAAITAHDRGHQVYLCERSSSLGGTISFAEHVSFKADLKKFMDVLVRRVESRDITVLLDTEASEELASHIVPDVIISAIGADPVVPPIPGIDGDNVVLALGMHDEKVSIGKDVVVVGGGLVGCEEGLELAMKGHKVTVLEMREAVAIDSAYLHREALLLEIAKNEDCISLKTGMKCTSITDKGVFALNSEGDELFFPADTVIVAAGMRSREGLQSLRDCAQDFLVIGDAKKPRRVLEAVRAGYDAGMHI